Proteins encoded in a region of the Perca fluviatilis chromosome 8, GENO_Pfluv_1.0, whole genome shotgun sequence genome:
- the LOC120563449 gene encoding cystatin-B-like yields the protein MEVLLGGFGPTEDATKDTQWLCDLVKSDVEKKTGKDYQEYKAVKYRNEIVLHFVTGTSILIKVHVGGEDYIHLEIYRALLPHIGMVPHTNVKDNQTIDSPLQPFQKLIPEPVSP from the exons ATGGAAGTCCTACTCGGAGGATTCGGTCCGACAGAGGACGCCACTAAGGACACTCAGTGGCTTTGTGATCTG GTGAAGTCCGATGTGGagaaaaagacaggaaaggATTATCAGGAATACAAAGCAGTTAAATACAGGAATGAAATTGTCCTTCATTTTGTGACAGGAACCAGCATCCTTATCAAG GTTCATGTTGGAGGAGAAGACTACATTCATCTGGAAATCTACCGAGCTCTTCTGCCTCACATAGGAATGGTGCCTCACACTAATGTAAAGGACAATCAGACCATAGACAGCCCCCTCCAACCATTTCAGAAACTGATCCCAGAACCAGTCTCACCATAA